The following coding sequences are from one Limnobacter sp. SAORIC-580 window:
- a CDS encoding ABC transporter permease — protein MMPTLLLTDALIWLLVFGVLAYARSVVKNPLSRASWGLVFQSKIASASLVVLLLAVVITLLDSVHLRLNAEQQSRYASPIISVLDVALGPLAYQREKSYSAPLATRSLSKETMEVDGKPVRDYARLQFGGAHLIDESMKGQDLLKRAYQGALGGAVLWAFFLAALWIIRRAMAQADHQNSITVFTGSGAYQAVVWTLFALCVVGGVVWKWAEAYHVLGTDKVGVDVFYIALKGLRTAMLIGLLTTLLTLPVGIAMGLAAGYFRGWVDDVIQYIYTTLNSIPSVLLIAATVLMLQVALDANPDAFASSIEKADLRLFFLCAILGLTSWTGLARLIRGEVLKMREQDYILAARASGVSSAKILFSHLLPNLMHLILIAMVMDFSGLVLAEAVLSYVGVGVDPSTFSYGTMINAARLELSREPIVWWSLVAAFVFMLLLVLSANLFADAVRDAFDPRARQLKQSLVRV, from the coding sequence ATGATGCCCACTCTACTACTCACTGATGCGCTCATCTGGCTGCTGGTATTTGGCGTGCTGGCTTATGCTCGCAGCGTTGTCAAAAACCCGCTTTCTCGCGCGTCATGGGGTTTGGTGTTTCAATCGAAAATTGCCAGTGCCAGTTTGGTGGTGCTGTTGTTGGCGGTGGTCATCACCCTGCTGGACAGTGTTCATCTTCGCCTGAATGCCGAGCAGCAAAGCCGTTACGCCAGCCCCATTATTTCTGTGCTCGACGTGGCCTTGGGTCCCCTGGCCTATCAGCGCGAGAAATCGTATTCAGCACCACTGGCCACCCGTTCCTTGAGCAAAGAAACCATGGAGGTAGACGGCAAACCCGTGCGTGATTACGCCCGTTTGCAGTTTGGCGGTGCGCATTTAATTGATGAAAGCATGAAGGGGCAGGACCTGCTCAAGCGTGCTTATCAAGGCGCCTTGGGTGGTGCAGTGCTGTGGGCGTTTTTCCTGGCAGCCTTGTGGATCATTCGCAGGGCCATGGCACAGGCGGATCATCAAAACAGCATTACCGTGTTCACGGGCAGTGGTGCTTACCAGGCAGTGGTGTGGACCTTGTTTGCACTTTGCGTTGTGGGCGGCGTAGTGTGGAAGTGGGCTGAGGCCTACCATGTGCTGGGTACCGACAAAGTGGGCGTGGACGTGTTTTACATTGCCTTGAAAGGGCTGCGCACTGCCATGCTGATTGGTTTGCTGACCACCTTGCTGACTCTGCCTGTGGGCATTGCCATGGGCTTGGCTGCGGGTTATTTCCGTGGTTGGGTCGATGATGTTATCCAATACATCTACACCACGCTGAATTCAATTCCCTCGGTGTTGTTGATTGCTGCCACGGTGTTGATGTTGCAGGTGGCACTGGATGCCAACCCGGATGCCTTCGCGTCATCGATTGAGAAAGCCGACCTGCGCCTGTTTTTCCTGTGTGCCATTTTGGGTTTGACCAGCTGGACCGGCCTTGCCAGATTGATTCGTGGCGAAGTGTTGAAAATGCGCGAGCAAGATTACATTCTGGCCGCACGTGCCAGTGGCGTGTCCAGCGCAAAAATTCTGTTCTCGCATTTGCTGCCCAATTTAATGCACCTTATTTTGATTGCCATGGTGATGGATTTTTCAGGCCTGGTGTTGGCCGAGGCAGTGCTCAGTTATGTCGGCGTGGGTGTAGACCCCAGCACATTCAGTTACGGCACCATGATCAATGCAGCACGACTTGAGCTAAGCCGGGAACCGATTGTGTGGTGGAGCCTGGTGGCTGCATTTGTATTCATGTTGCTGCTGGTGCTGTCAGCCAACCTGTTTGCCGACGCAGTGCGCGATGCGTTTGATCCGCGCGCGCGCCAGTTGAAACAATCTTTGGTGAGGGTGTAA
- a CDS encoding ABC transporter permease: MGNYLLRRVLYGLLVLLGVNLITFVLFFQVNSPDDMARLALGGKRVAQESVDQWKREKGYDLPLLINSEAQGTGTLTETIFFQKSVPMFVGEFGSSDDGRNIANEIVKRAGPSLALAVPVFVLGLFLNIVLSLLLTFFRGTYLDLTGVVLCVLAMSISGLFYIIGGQYLFSKTLALVPISGYDSGGDAWRFLILPVIIGVVSGLGGGTRWYRTIFLEEINKDYVRTARAKGLSELQVLGRHVLRNGLIPILTGSVTVIPLLFMGSLISESFFGIPGLGSYTIEAIQSQDFAIVRAMVFIGSVLYLVGLILTDIAYTIADPRVRLA, translated from the coding sequence ATGGGTAACTATTTGCTGCGCCGTGTGCTGTATGGCCTGCTGGTATTGTTGGGTGTGAACCTGATCACCTTTGTGCTGTTTTTTCAAGTGAACAGTCCCGATGACATGGCCCGTTTGGCCCTTGGTGGCAAACGGGTCGCGCAAGAATCGGTTGATCAATGGAAGCGTGAAAAAGGATACGACTTGCCCTTGCTGATCAACAGTGAAGCGCAAGGCACAGGCACGCTGACCGAGACTATTTTCTTCCAGAAGTCGGTGCCCATGTTTGTGGGTGAGTTTGGCAGTTCCGACGATGGCCGTAATATTGCCAATGAAATTGTGAAACGTGCGGGGCCTAGTCTTGCCCTGGCCGTGCCCGTGTTTGTGCTGGGTCTCTTCCTGAATATTGTGCTGTCACTGTTGCTGACCTTTTTCCGGGGCACTTACCTTGATTTAACCGGTGTGGTGCTGTGCGTGCTGGCCATGTCGATTTCCGGTTTGTTTTACATCATTGGCGGGCAGTACCTGTTTTCCAAAACATTGGCGCTTGTTCCAATCTCAGGCTATGACTCGGGCGGGGATGCTTGGCGCTTTTTGATATTGCCGGTCATCATTGGCGTGGTCAGTGGTTTGGGTGGCGGTACGCGCTGGTACCGCACCATTTTCCTTGAAGAGATCAACAAAGACTATGTTCGCACAGCGCGTGCCAAGGGTTTGTCTGAATTACAGGTGCTTGGGCGCCATGTGCTGCGCAATGGTCTTATTCCAATTCTGACCGGTTCAGTCACAGTCATTCCCCTGTTGTTCATGGGTTCGCTGATTTCTGAATCCTTCTTTGGTATCCCAGGCTTGGGCAGCTACACCATCGAGGCCATTCAGTCGCAAGATTTTGCAATTGTGCGGGCGATGGTGTTTATTGGTTCAGTGCTTTATTTGGTGGGTTTGATTTTGACTGACATTGCTTACACCATCGCGGACCCTCGGGTTCGATTGGCATAA
- a CDS encoding ABC transporter ATP-binding protein: MSLLNIHGLTTRLASEAGWVHALDDISLAIEKGQTFALVGESGCGKSMTALSIARLLPDSGAIVAGQVRLNESSAGANSNSTDVLRISETAMRTLRGKRIAMIFQEPGTSLNPVMTVGDQLTEIICLHTGVNKAQALKEAEAWLGRVGIPEPKKRLQQYPFEMSGGQKQRVMIAMALSVKPDLLIADEPTTALDVSIQAQVLDLLKTLQREQGMAMLLITHDLAIVKQMADTVGLMYAGQLVEKASTAEFFAAPRHPYAHALVKSLPSQAQRGQALYALEGRVPSLVNPKPGCRFAARCLHAQENCSQSTPQLLAATQTHTVRCFYHADLSFTKPGAGGVNSVGGSFSGATSKVVLQTVSLSVAYPEKGGLLRKHFKPVLNKLDITLLQGRTVALVGESGSGKTTAARALLGLLGSNAKVDGDVLMDSRPLRQWAERGPEGWRSKIQFVFQDPFASLNPRHRIAEILEEPLLSLRPDLDATARKARVLKVIDQVSMPEEALARFPHEFSGGQRQRIAIARALVSEPRILICDEPTSALDVSVQAQILNLLKRLQTETGVAMLFITHNLAVVQYLADEVVVLRHGDVVERGSAEQLFANPQHAYTRQLIDAAPVL, encoded by the coding sequence ATGAGTTTGCTCAACATCCATGGACTTACCACCCGCTTGGCCAGTGAGGCTGGTTGGGTGCATGCGCTCGATGATATTTCATTGGCCATTGAAAAGGGCCAAACTTTTGCCTTGGTGGGTGAATCGGGTTGTGGCAAGTCCATGACCGCGCTCAGCATTGCCCGCCTGCTGCCAGACAGTGGCGCAATTGTTGCCGGGCAGGTGAGGTTAAACGAGAGTAGTGCAGGTGCAAATTCAAACAGCACCGATGTGTTGCGCATCAGCGAAACGGCCATGCGCACCCTGCGTGGCAAACGCATTGCCATGATTTTTCAGGAACCGGGCACAAGCTTGAACCCGGTGATGACCGTGGGCGACCAGTTGACCGAAATCATTTGTTTGCACACTGGGGTCAACAAGGCACAAGCATTGAAAGAGGCCGAAGCGTGGCTGGGCCGCGTGGGCATTCCCGAGCCCAAAAAGCGATTGCAGCAGTATCCCTTTGAAATGTCGGGCGGCCAAAAACAGCGTGTCATGATCGCCATGGCCTTGAGTGTCAAGCCTGACCTGCTGATTGCCGATGAACCGACCACGGCACTGGATGTGTCCATTCAGGCGCAAGTACTTGATTTATTGAAAACCCTGCAGCGCGAGCAGGGCATGGCCATGCTGCTGATTACGCATGACCTGGCAATTGTGAAGCAAATGGCAGATACAGTGGGGCTGATGTACGCTGGCCAACTGGTTGAGAAAGCCAGCACCGCAGAGTTTTTTGCTGCACCACGCCACCCTTATGCGCATGCACTGGTGAAGTCCTTGCCCAGCCAAGCCCAGCGTGGGCAAGCTTTGTATGCGCTTGAAGGGCGTGTTCCATCGTTGGTGAATCCCAAACCTGGTTGCCGGTTTGCGGCCCGTTGCCTGCACGCGCAAGAAAATTGCAGCCAAAGCACACCACAATTGCTTGCAGCCACACAAACCCATACCGTGCGTTGTTTTTACCATGCCGATTTGTCGTTCACAAAGCCTGGCGCAGGTGGTGTGAACTCGGTGGGCGGCAGTTTTTCAGGCGCAACTTCAAAGGTGGTGTTGCAAACGGTGTCTTTGTCGGTGGCTTATCCCGAAAAAGGTGGTTTGCTGCGTAAGCATTTCAAGCCAGTGCTGAACAAGCTCGACATCACTTTGTTGCAAGGCCGCACTGTGGCTTTGGTGGGCGAATCGGGTTCTGGTAAAACCACAGCGGCCCGCGCCTTGCTGGGTTTGTTGGGCAGCAATGCGAAAGTGGATGGCGATGTGCTGATGGACAGCAGGCCCCTTCGCCAATGGGCAGAGCGCGGCCCTGAGGGCTGGCGTTCAAAAATTCAGTTTGTATTCCAAGACCCTTTTGCTTCGCTGAATCCTCGCCATCGAATTGCTGAAATTCTGGAAGAGCCATTGCTTAGTTTGCGCCCCGATCTGGATGCGACTGCTCGCAAGGCTCGTGTGCTGAAAGTGATTGACCAAGTCAGCATGCCCGAAGAAGCCCTTGCTCGTTTTCCGCATGAATTTTCGGGTGGTCAGCGCCAGCGCATTGCGATTGCCCGTGCATTGGTTTCAGAGCCCAGAATTTTGATTTGCGATGAACCCACTTCAGCGCTGGATGTGTCAGTTCAGGCTCAAATATTGAATTTGCTGAAACGCCTGCAAACTGAAACCGGTGTGGCCATGCTGTTTATTACCCACAACCTGGCGGTGGTTCAGTACCTGGCCGATGAAGTGGTGGTGCTAAGGCATGGCGATGTGGTGGAGCGCGGTTCGGCTGAACAGTTGTTTGCCAACCCACAGCATGCTTATACCCGTCAGTTGATTGATGCGGCGCCGGTGCTTTAA
- a CDS encoding ABC transporter substrate-binding protein, with protein sequence MAVFGRITGSFAVAVALCLSLAACGKAPNNPYVETAEDKKLNTLYTAFTARPKHLDPAQSYTSDEAEFTYQIYEPLFQYHYLKRPYQLEPLAAAAMPVPVYLDEAGNELPDDAPLNAVRTSVYTIQLKPGVQYQPHPAFAKDAQGNFLYHQLGEEARKYSSPLQFEQQGTRELTAHDYVYEIKRLASSRIVSPILGHMGDYVEGLGELSKTLQEHDKALKEKIQKETGSAFPPATADLPWLDLREFDLPGAKALDDHTLEIRVNGKYPQFIYWLAMPFFAPIPWEADAFYSQKGFIENNLVLDWWPVGTGAYMLTENDPNSRMVLSRNPNHRGEPYPSEGEPGDKAKGLLADAGKTMPFIDRVVFTREKEGIPYWNKFLQGYYDTSGVSADTFDQAIRASADGDAALTPDMAEKGIRLETSLSTSMFYLGFNWLDPVVGPGSSAEEARRAKLLRQAIAIAMDWEEFSQIFTNGRAVPAHGPVPPGLFGYEEGEAGYNTQVYNLVDGKPVRKPVEDALALLKQAGYDNGIDPKTGQPLTLALDTTGGGPGDKARFDWYRKQFAKLNIQLDIRATDWNRFQEKIRKGNAQIFFLGWNADYPDPENFLFLLYGPNSRAKTAGENASNYSNAQYDAMFERMKTMPNNEERAAIISQMTDLVQDDVPWLFAFVPQQFGLIHEWYGNVKPNDLARNSIKYKTIDTAKRDQARKEWNQPEWWPIPVLLLALALFIWPAWAAWKRREQAMGIREDLAATVANRTGGKR encoded by the coding sequence TTGGCAGTTTTCGGTCGCATTACAGGCAGTTTCGCAGTGGCGGTGGCTTTGTGCCTGTCGCTCGCTGCATGTGGCAAGGCGCCCAACAATCCTTACGTTGAAACTGCGGAAGACAAAAAGCTCAACACCCTTTACACCGCCTTCACGGCACGCCCCAAGCATCTGGATCCAGCGCAGTCTTACACCTCCGACGAAGCGGAATTCACTTACCAAATTTACGAGCCGCTGTTTCAGTACCACTACCTGAAACGGCCCTATCAGCTAGAGCCCTTGGCTGCTGCGGCCATGCCTGTACCGGTTTACCTGGATGAGGCGGGCAACGAATTGCCCGATGACGCGCCGCTTAACGCGGTGAGGACCAGCGTTTATACCATTCAATTAAAGCCTGGCGTTCAATATCAACCGCACCCGGCTTTTGCGAAAGATGCCCAGGGCAATTTTTTGTACCACCAGCTCGGCGAAGAAGCCCGCAAGTACAGCAGCCCCTTGCAGTTTGAGCAGCAGGGTACGCGCGAGTTAACTGCGCACGATTATGTGTACGAGATCAAGCGCCTTGCCAGTTCCCGAATCGTGTCTCCAATTCTGGGGCACATGGGCGATTACGTGGAAGGCTTGGGGGAGTTGTCAAAAACCCTGCAAGAACACGACAAAGCGCTGAAAGAGAAAATCCAGAAAGAAACCGGCAGTGCCTTTCCGCCTGCCACAGCTGACTTGCCCTGGCTTGATCTGCGTGAATTTGATTTGCCTGGTGCCAAAGCGCTGGACGACCACACACTAGAAATTCGCGTGAACGGCAAATACCCCCAGTTTATTTACTGGCTGGCCATGCCTTTTTTTGCACCCATTCCCTGGGAAGCTGATGCGTTCTACAGTCAAAAAGGTTTTATAGAAAACAACCTGGTGCTGGATTGGTGGCCTGTGGGCACGGGTGCTTACATGTTGACTGAAAATGACCCGAATTCCCGCATGGTGTTGTCGCGCAACCCGAACCACCGCGGTGAGCCGTATCCATCAGAGGGTGAGCCCGGCGACAAGGCCAAAGGCCTGTTGGCCGATGCCGGCAAAACAATGCCCTTTATCGATCGTGTGGTGTTCACGCGCGAGAAAGAGGGCATTCCTTACTGGAACAAGTTTCTGCAGGGCTATTACGACACCTCTGGGGTCAGTGCAGACACCTTTGATCAGGCCATTCGTGCCAGCGCCGATGGCGATGCAGCTTTAACCCCGGACATGGCGGAAAAGGGCATTCGTCTGGAAACATCATTGTCCACCAGCATGTTTTATCTGGGTTTCAATTGGCTGGATCCCGTGGTGGGGCCGGGCAGCTCCGCCGAAGAGGCGCGCCGTGCCAAATTGCTGCGCCAAGCCATTGCAATTGCCATGGACTGGGAGGAATTCTCGCAAATTTTCACCAATGGTCGAGCAGTGCCAGCCCACGGCCCGGTGCCGCCTGGCTTGTTTGGTTACGAGGAAGGTGAGGCCGGCTACAACACGCAGGTGTACAACTTGGTGGATGGCAAGCCGGTACGCAAGCCAGTTGAAGACGCCTTGGCCTTGTTGAAACAAGCAGGTTATGACAATGGAATTGACCCAAAAACAGGGCAACCCTTAACCCTGGCGCTCGATACAACAGGCGGAGGCCCCGGTGACAAAGCCCGCTTCGATTGGTACCGCAAGCAGTTCGCCAAGCTGAACATTCAACTGGATATTCGTGCCACCGACTGGAACCGTTTTCAGGAAAAAATCCGAAAGGGCAATGCGCAAATTTTCTTCCTGGGCTGGAATGCAGATTACCCCGATCCGGAAAACTTTTTGTTCCTGCTCTACGGCCCCAACAGCCGCGCCAAAACTGCGGGGGAAAATGCCTCGAACTATTCCAATGCGCAATATGACGCCATGTTCGAGCGCATGAAAACCATGCCCAACAATGAAGAGCGTGCCGCGATTATTTCGCAGATGACGGACCTTGTTCAAGACGATGTGCCCTGGTTGTTTGCCTTTGTGCCCCAGCAGTTTGGGCTGATCCACGAGTGGTATGGCAACGTAAAGCCCAACGACCTGGCCCGCAACAGCATCAAATACAAAACCATCGATACCGCCAAACGTGATCAGGCCAGAAAGGAATGGAACCAGCCCGAATGGTGGCCTATTCCGGTGTTGTTGCTTGCACTGGCCCTGTTCATTTGGCCCGCCTGGGCCGCCTGGAAGCGCCGTGAACAAGCCATGGGTATTCGCGAAGACTTGGCTGCGACTGTGGCAAACCGCACAGGGGGCAAGCGCTGA